The following are encoded in a window of Vespa crabro chromosome 2, iyVesCrab1.2, whole genome shotgun sequence genomic DNA:
- the LOC124422303 gene encoding uncharacterized protein LOC124422303 isoform X1, which yields MDIINVMSLEDSRRSQRPYRYGMVLLCVGALINWLGLAENYVEPVRYVGVACIVAGALLICAAMCCWLHAPPTRTTTHAQHANHPITAQIDDPIHVISIDEPSSGARQKPPDYEAVTDAPPSYDDAIKLNPGHLIRLSTSSTTALSTENTIPGTVELVPGETVRTPPPPYAR from the exons ATGGATATCATTAATG tGATGTCTTTGGAGGATTCACGACGTTCTCAACGACCGTACAGATACGGTATGGTCCTTTTATGCGTCGGAGCTCTGATCAATTGGCTAGGACTCGCGGAAAATTATGTTGAACCAGTTCGATATGTTGGAGTCGCTTGCATAGTAGCAGGGGCACTTTTGATTTGTGCAGCGATGTGTTGCTGGTTACATGCGCCGCCAACTCGGACTACTACGCACGCGCAACACGCGAATCATCCGATTACGGCCCag ATTGACGATCCGATCCACGTGATCTCGATCGACGAACCATCCAGTGGTGCGAGACAAAAGCCACCGGACTACGAGGCTGTAACCGATGCGCCACCTAGTTATGATGATGCAATCAAATTGAATCCTGGTCATTTAATTAGGCTAAGCACGAGTAGTACGACAGCCTTATCAACAGAAAATACGATACCGGGAACCGTTGAACTGGTTCCCGGTGAAACAGTGCGAACACCGCCACCACCATACGCgag GTGA
- the LOC124422303 gene encoding uncharacterized protein LOC124422303 isoform X2 has translation MSLEDSRRSQRPYRYGMVLLCVGALINWLGLAENYVEPVRYVGVACIVAGALLICAAMCCWLHAPPTRTTTHAQHANHPITAQIDDPIHVISIDEPSSGARQKPPDYEAVTDAPPSYDDAIKLNPGHLIRLSTSSTTALSTENTIPGTVELVPGETVRTPPPPYAR, from the exons ATGTCTTTGGAGGATTCACGACGTTCTCAACGACCGTACAGATACGGTATGGTCCTTTTATGCGTCGGAGCTCTGATCAATTGGCTAGGACTCGCGGAAAATTATGTTGAACCAGTTCGATATGTTGGAGTCGCTTGCATAGTAGCAGGGGCACTTTTGATTTGTGCAGCGATGTGTTGCTGGTTACATGCGCCGCCAACTCGGACTACTACGCACGCGCAACACGCGAATCATCCGATTACGGCCCag ATTGACGATCCGATCCACGTGATCTCGATCGACGAACCATCCAGTGGTGCGAGACAAAAGCCACCGGACTACGAGGCTGTAACCGATGCGCCACCTAGTTATGATGATGCAATCAAATTGAATCCTGGTCATTTAATTAGGCTAAGCACGAGTAGTACGACAGCCTTATCAACAGAAAATACGATACCGGGAACCGTTGAACTGGTTCCCGGTGAAACAGTGCGAACACCGCCACCACCATACGCgag GTGA